A window of Onychostoma macrolepis isolate SWU-2019 chromosome 01, ASM1243209v1, whole genome shotgun sequence contains these coding sequences:
- the LOC131551182 gene encoding uncharacterized protein LOC131551182, with translation MCTFFNRIVRNMVRTLNKLSDLRETRFGQPPPRHGLNLLWWFAHDCVQIDSNSRMIAQCNPANGRFGFHRFYNWDNLLPKINLPYYEVGNLNTAGSLPDYVTRSYTGHSDSSNTDRIIVSFNSSQKFEKIYVTQHSDQTNFDQNHTCCISTDLLKDIKGLSRQEFIRVCTNRSEHILMPQSAQHNQTNTCKSWKCRCALIGCGLLVLLIAGVALYFGLKTK, from the coding sequence atgtgcACTTTCTTCAACAGGATTGTCAGGAACATGGTGAGAACCCTAAATAAACTGTCTGATCTGAGAGAGACCAGGTTTGGTCAGCCGCCTCCCAGACACGGTCTGAACTTGTTGTGGTGGTTTGCTCATGATTGTGTTCAGATTGACTCCAACAGTCGTATGATTGCACAGTGCAACCCTGCAAATGGACGTTTTGGCTTTCATCGATTCTATAATTGGGATAATCTTCTTCCTAAAATTAATCTACCATACTATGAGGTGGGCAACCTGAACACCGCTGGTTCACTGCCTGATTACGTCACTAGAAGTTACACTGGACATTCAGACAGCAGCAACACAGATCGCATCATTGTTTCTTTTAACTCAAGTCAAAAATTTGAAAAGATTTATGTGACACAGCACTCAGATCAGACAAACTTTGACCAGAATCACACCTGCTGCATTAGCACTGATCTTCTGAAGGACATTAAAGGCTTGAGCCGTCAAGAATTCATCAGAGTATGCACAAATCGTTCTGAACATATACTCATGCCTCAGTCAGCGCAGCACAACCAGACAAACACCTGTAAGAGTTGGAAATGCCGCTGTGCGCTGATTGGCTGTGGTCTGCTGGTACTGCTCATTGCTGGTGTTGCTCTCTATTTTGGGTTGAAAACTAAATAG